The Lycium ferocissimum isolate CSIRO_LF1 chromosome 10, AGI_CSIRO_Lferr_CH_V1, whole genome shotgun sequence genome window below encodes:
- the LOC132032741 gene encoding histone-lysine N-methyltransferase ASHH3-like isoform X1 produces the protein MICKCGFVEVSLSLTPETVSSLLKETSATHGGIGHVFNKLTSEIGEPVDFELPDWLHKWQPTAYTYIKRNIYLTKKVKRRVEDDGIFCSCSSVAGSSDVCGSDCHCSMLWSSCSSGCKCGSSCLNKPFHKRPVKKMKTVKTEKCGSGIVADEDIKRKEFVIEYVGEVIDDKTCEERLWKMKHSGETNFYLCEINRDMVIDATYKGNKSRYINHSCCPNTEMQRWIIDGETRIGIFATRDIRRGEHLTYDYQFVQFGADQDCHCGAIECKRKLGIKPNKIKLPSSDAALKLVASQVAAASLKVKALLSAKHDYQTGVPPKGSSNCDSAQRIRRPRNCIGQLVRIIRSFDRSPGDSLEKFLCGNSIHWSFGIIKRFDSITKKHLIMFEDGSVEYLDMSKEDWEFCNSV, from the exons ATGATATGTAAGTGCGGTTTTGTTGAAGTGTCTCTCTCTCTTACCCCTGAAACagtttcttctcttttgaaaGAAACG AGTGCTACCCATGGTGGGATTGGGCATGTATTCAACAAATTAACAAGCGAAATCGGAGAACCCGTTGACTTTGAACTTCCAGATTGGTTGCATAAATGGCAACCCACAGCTTATACCTATATAAAGCGCA ATATATACCTCACCAAGAAGGTTAAGCGGCGGGTAGAAGATGATGGCATATTTTGTTCCTGCAGTTCAGTAGCAGGATCCTCGGACGTGTGTGGCAGTGATTGTCATTGTAG CATGCTATGGTCTAGCTGCTCCTCAGGATGTAAATGTGGGAGTTCTTGTCTGAATAAACCATTCCATAAACGTCCTgtgaagaagatgaaaacaGTGAAG ACCGAGAAATGTGGCTCTGGGATTGTGGCAGATGAAGATATCAAGAGAAAAGAGTTTGTCATAGAGTATGTTGGAGAAG TTATTGACGACAAAACATGTGAAGAGAGACTTTGGAAAATGAAGCACAGTGGGGAAACAAATTTTTACTTGTGTGAGATCAATAGGGATATGGTGATTGATGCCACTTACAAGGGCAACAAATCCAGATACATTAATCATAGCTGTTGTCCAAATACTGAGATGCAGAGATG GATAATTGATGGTGAGACAAGAATTGGCATATTTGCGACCCGTGACATTAGAAGGGGCGAGCATCTGACCTACGATTATCA GTTTGTTCAATTTGGTGCAGATCAAGATTGCCATTGTGGTGCTATAGAATGCAAGCGAAAGCTGGGAATTAAACCTAACAAAATAAAACTTCCCTCTTCAGATGCTGCATTAAAGCTAGTGGCATCTCAGGTGGCTGCTGCCTCTCTCAAAGTGAAAGCACTGCTATCTGCAAAACAT GATTATCAAACTGGAGTTCCTCCAAAAG GAAGTTCGAATTGCGACTCTGCTCAGAGAATCCGGCGTCCTCGTAATTGCATAGGTCAGCTTGTAAGAATAATTCGCTCTTTTGACCGGAG TCCTGGTGACTCGCTGGAGAAGTTTCTCTGTGGGAACTCTATCCACTG GTCCTTTGGAATTATAAAACGGTTTGACAGCATCACCAAAAAGCATTTG ATCATGTTTGAAGACGGTAGTGTTGAATACCTTGACATGTCAAAAGAAGATTGGGAATTTTGTAACTCTGTGTAA
- the LOC132032742 gene encoding cysteine protease ATG4-like isoform X2: MPKKNQFSISSSDSDSPRKNLGFSVSSELEPSSSSSCNKVNNKSSVWSGFFVSPFSIFDGEPKGCLKKGESCCSKKYNGIGIGWTNAVKRMMNSGSMRRIFGMDKTGIPNVSKSDILLLGVCYKVVQDEDPTIEPTQSEGFSAFVDDFSSRILVTYRKGFAPIGDTKYTSDVNWGCMLRSSQMLVAQALLLDRLGRSWRKSVDKPLEQKYVDILHLFGDSEESAYSIHNLLQAGETYGLSPGSWVGPYAMCRTWETLARSKREETGNADTSPVMSIYVVSGDEDGERGGAPVLCIEDIVKHCSGLSKGEVDWTPVLFLVPLVLGLDKINSRYLPLLAATFGFPQSLGILGGRPGASTYIVGVQDDKAFYLDPHEVQPVVDIKTDKLDVDTTSYHCNTVRHFPLDSIDPSLAIGFYCKDKSDFDDFCIRASELVDQSNGAPLFTITETRSSAISNEYNDRLTSNAGVPELDSFDAVGPDESDGNRPEDEWQLL, encoded by the exons ATGCCTAAAAAAAACCAGTTTAGTATAAGCTCATCTGATTCAGATTCCCCAAGAAAAAATCTTGGTTTTTCTGTTTCTTCAGAGCTAGAACCAAGCAGTAGTAGTAGTTGTAATAAGGTTAATAATAAATCTTCTGTTTGGTCTGGTTTTTTTGTTTcacctttttcaatatttgatggTGAGCCAAAAGGGTGTTTAAAAAAAGGTGAATCTTGTTGTTCAAAGAAATATAATGGTATTGGTATTGGTTGGACTAATGCTGTAAAAAGAATGATGAATAGTGGTTCAATGAGGAGGATTTTTGGGATGGATAAAACTGGGATACCTAATGTTTCTAAAAGTGATATTTTGCTTTTAGGTGTTTGTTATAAAGTTGTTCAAGATGAAGATCCAACTATAGAACCAACTCAAAGTGAAGGTTTTTCTGCTTTTGTTGATGATTTTTCGTCGAGGATTCTTGTTACATATCGTAAAG GATTTGCTCCTATTGGAGATACTAAGTATACAAGTGATGTTAATTGGGGTTGCATGCTTAGAAGCAGCCAGATGCTTGTTGCTCAG GCGCTACTTCTTGATCGATTAGGAAGATCTTGGAGAAAATCTGTAGACAAG CCGCTTGAACAAAAGTATGTGGACATATTGCACCTTTTTGGTGATTCCGAGGAGTCAGCTTACTCTATCCATAACCTCCTACAAGCCGGCGAGACTTATGGTCTTTCACCTGGATCATGGGTGGGCCCGTATGCGATGTGTCGCACCTGGGAAACATTAGCACGTAGCAAAAGAGAAGAAACCGGAAATGCAGACACGTCTCCGGTCATGTCTATCTATGTTGTATCAGGGGATGAAGATGGAGAAAGAGGTGGAGCACCAGTGCTCTGCATTGAGGACATTGTCAAGCATTGTTCCGGCTTGTCAAAAGGCGAAGTTGACTGGACACCTGTTCTTTTCTTAGTTCCATTGGTTCTTGGACTTGACAAAATCAATTCAAg GTATCTTCCTTTGCTGGCAGCTACATTTGGTTTTCCTCAAAGCCTCGGAATCCTCGGTGGCAGACCTGGGGCGTCGACCTACATAGTTGGCGTGCAAGATGATAAAGCCTTTTATCTTGATCCACATGAAGTTCAGCCA GTTGTTGATATTAAGACAGATAAGCTAGATGTTGATACCACATCTTATCACTGCAA TACTGTAAGGCATTTTCCGCTGGATTCAATAGACCCCTCCTTGGCAATCGGATTTTATTGTAAAGATAAAA gtgattttgatgatttctGTATACGGGCATCTGAGTTAGTGGATCAATCAAACGGTGCTCCATTGTTTACCATAACTGAAACTCGTAGCTCCGCCATCTCAAATGAGTATAATGACAGGTTGACTAGTAATGCTGGGGTTCCAGAACTGGACTCCTTCGATGCTGTAGGCCCCGATGAGTCAGATGGTAATAGACCTGAAGATGAGTGGCAACTCCTTTGA
- the LOC132032741 gene encoding histone-lysine N-methyltransferase ASHH3-like isoform X2 produces MIEPMPTTKKSATHGGIGHVFNKLTSEIGEPVDFELPDWLHKWQPTAYTYIKRNIYLTKKVKRRVEDDGIFCSCSSVAGSSDVCGSDCHCSMLWSSCSSGCKCGSSCLNKPFHKRPVKKMKTVKTEKCGSGIVADEDIKRKEFVIEYVGEVIDDKTCEERLWKMKHSGETNFYLCEINRDMVIDATYKGNKSRYINHSCCPNTEMQRWIIDGETRIGIFATRDIRRGEHLTYDYQFVQFGADQDCHCGAIECKRKLGIKPNKIKLPSSDAALKLVASQVAAASLKVKALLSAKHDYQTGVPPKGSSNCDSAQRIRRPRNCIGQLVRIIRSFDRSPGDSLEKFLCGNSIHWSFGIIKRFDSITKKHLIMFEDGSVEYLDMSKEDWEFCNSV; encoded by the exons ATGATTGAGCCCATGCCTACTACGAAGAAG AGTGCTACCCATGGTGGGATTGGGCATGTATTCAACAAATTAACAAGCGAAATCGGAGAACCCGTTGACTTTGAACTTCCAGATTGGTTGCATAAATGGCAACCCACAGCTTATACCTATATAAAGCGCA ATATATACCTCACCAAGAAGGTTAAGCGGCGGGTAGAAGATGATGGCATATTTTGTTCCTGCAGTTCAGTAGCAGGATCCTCGGACGTGTGTGGCAGTGATTGTCATTGTAG CATGCTATGGTCTAGCTGCTCCTCAGGATGTAAATGTGGGAGTTCTTGTCTGAATAAACCATTCCATAAACGTCCTgtgaagaagatgaaaacaGTGAAG ACCGAGAAATGTGGCTCTGGGATTGTGGCAGATGAAGATATCAAGAGAAAAGAGTTTGTCATAGAGTATGTTGGAGAAG TTATTGACGACAAAACATGTGAAGAGAGACTTTGGAAAATGAAGCACAGTGGGGAAACAAATTTTTACTTGTGTGAGATCAATAGGGATATGGTGATTGATGCCACTTACAAGGGCAACAAATCCAGATACATTAATCATAGCTGTTGTCCAAATACTGAGATGCAGAGATG GATAATTGATGGTGAGACAAGAATTGGCATATTTGCGACCCGTGACATTAGAAGGGGCGAGCATCTGACCTACGATTATCA GTTTGTTCAATTTGGTGCAGATCAAGATTGCCATTGTGGTGCTATAGAATGCAAGCGAAAGCTGGGAATTAAACCTAACAAAATAAAACTTCCCTCTTCAGATGCTGCATTAAAGCTAGTGGCATCTCAGGTGGCTGCTGCCTCTCTCAAAGTGAAAGCACTGCTATCTGCAAAACAT GATTATCAAACTGGAGTTCCTCCAAAAG GAAGTTCGAATTGCGACTCTGCTCAGAGAATCCGGCGTCCTCGTAATTGCATAGGTCAGCTTGTAAGAATAATTCGCTCTTTTGACCGGAG TCCTGGTGACTCGCTGGAGAAGTTTCTCTGTGGGAACTCTATCCACTG GTCCTTTGGAATTATAAAACGGTTTGACAGCATCACCAAAAAGCATTTG ATCATGTTTGAAGACGGTAGTGTTGAATACCTTGACATGTCAAAAGAAGATTGGGAATTTTGTAACTCTGTGTAA
- the LOC132032742 gene encoding cysteine protease ATG4-like isoform X1, translated as MPKKNQFSISSSDSDSPRKNLGFSVSSELEPSSSSSCNKVNNKSSVWSGFFVSPFSIFDGEPKGCLKKGESCCSKKYNGIGIGWTNAVKRMMNSGSMRRIFGMDKTGIPNVSKSDILLLGVCYKVVQDEDPTIEPTQSEGFSAFVDDFSSRILVTYRKGFAPIGDTKYTSDVNWGCMLRSSQMLVAQALLLDRLGRSWRKSVDKVLESQNTAVLSVVNMLNFPFRTRIMHNQPLEQKYVDILHLFGDSEESAYSIHNLLQAGETYGLSPGSWVGPYAMCRTWETLARSKREETGNADTSPVMSIYVVSGDEDGERGGAPVLCIEDIVKHCSGLSKGEVDWTPVLFLVPLVLGLDKINSRYLPLLAATFGFPQSLGILGGRPGASTYIVGVQDDKAFYLDPHEVQPVVDIKTDKLDVDTTSYHCNTVRHFPLDSIDPSLAIGFYCKDKSDFDDFCIRASELVDQSNGAPLFTITETRSSAISNEYNDRLTSNAGVPELDSFDAVGPDESDGNRPEDEWQLL; from the exons ATGCCTAAAAAAAACCAGTTTAGTATAAGCTCATCTGATTCAGATTCCCCAAGAAAAAATCTTGGTTTTTCTGTTTCTTCAGAGCTAGAACCAAGCAGTAGTAGTAGTTGTAATAAGGTTAATAATAAATCTTCTGTTTGGTCTGGTTTTTTTGTTTcacctttttcaatatttgatggTGAGCCAAAAGGGTGTTTAAAAAAAGGTGAATCTTGTTGTTCAAAGAAATATAATGGTATTGGTATTGGTTGGACTAATGCTGTAAAAAGAATGATGAATAGTGGTTCAATGAGGAGGATTTTTGGGATGGATAAAACTGGGATACCTAATGTTTCTAAAAGTGATATTTTGCTTTTAGGTGTTTGTTATAAAGTTGTTCAAGATGAAGATCCAACTATAGAACCAACTCAAAGTGAAGGTTTTTCTGCTTTTGTTGATGATTTTTCGTCGAGGATTCTTGTTACATATCGTAAAG GATTTGCTCCTATTGGAGATACTAAGTATACAAGTGATGTTAATTGGGGTTGCATGCTTAGAAGCAGCCAGATGCTTGTTGCTCAG GCGCTACTTCTTGATCGATTAGGAAGATCTTGGAGAAAATCTGTAGACAAGGTACTCGAAAGTCAAAACACTGCCGTACTTTCAGTTGTTAACATGCTCAATTTCCCATTTAGAACCAGGATAATGCACAATCAG CCGCTTGAACAAAAGTATGTGGACATATTGCACCTTTTTGGTGATTCCGAGGAGTCAGCTTACTCTATCCATAACCTCCTACAAGCCGGCGAGACTTATGGTCTTTCACCTGGATCATGGGTGGGCCCGTATGCGATGTGTCGCACCTGGGAAACATTAGCACGTAGCAAAAGAGAAGAAACCGGAAATGCAGACACGTCTCCGGTCATGTCTATCTATGTTGTATCAGGGGATGAAGATGGAGAAAGAGGTGGAGCACCAGTGCTCTGCATTGAGGACATTGTCAAGCATTGTTCCGGCTTGTCAAAAGGCGAAGTTGACTGGACACCTGTTCTTTTCTTAGTTCCATTGGTTCTTGGACTTGACAAAATCAATTCAAg GTATCTTCCTTTGCTGGCAGCTACATTTGGTTTTCCTCAAAGCCTCGGAATCCTCGGTGGCAGACCTGGGGCGTCGACCTACATAGTTGGCGTGCAAGATGATAAAGCCTTTTATCTTGATCCACATGAAGTTCAGCCA GTTGTTGATATTAAGACAGATAAGCTAGATGTTGATACCACATCTTATCACTGCAA TACTGTAAGGCATTTTCCGCTGGATTCAATAGACCCCTCCTTGGCAATCGGATTTTATTGTAAAGATAAAA gtgattttgatgatttctGTATACGGGCATCTGAGTTAGTGGATCAATCAAACGGTGCTCCATTGTTTACCATAACTGAAACTCGTAGCTCCGCCATCTCAAATGAGTATAATGACAGGTTGACTAGTAATGCTGGGGTTCCAGAACTGGACTCCTTCGATGCTGTAGGCCCCGATGAGTCAGATGGTAATAGACCTGAAGATGAGTGGCAACTCCTTTGA